In a genomic window of Sulfurimonas denitrificans DSM 1251:
- a CDS encoding biotin synthase: MNQKIFLCSICNINSGTCNEDCKFCSQSVRYKADIDRYKQKEISLILKEAQDAYSNGALGFCLVTSDKGLNDKTLNFVCSIAEVLSKELPELRLIACNGTATIEQLLTLRASGIKAYNHNLETSREFYPKICTTHSWDERYETCQNINNAGLVLISGGIFGLGEREEDRVSMLKSLDSLKPTSVPINFYHHNEALELSPNPLSVDEALSLIKLTRAMIPDAQRIMVAGGRELMFGDRESEIFANGANSIVIGNYLTTSGKAMQRDLEMLKSLNLDVASSVK, from the coding sequence GTGAATCAGAAAATATTTTTATGCTCCATTTGCAACATAAATAGCGGTACATGTAATGAAGATTGCAAGTTTTGTTCTCAAAGTGTACGTTACAAAGCTGATATAGACAGATATAAGCAAAAAGAGATTTCACTAATCCTTAAAGAGGCTCAGGATGCTTACTCTAATGGTGCGCTTGGCTTTTGCCTTGTAACTTCAGACAAAGGGTTAAATGATAAAACACTAAATTTTGTCTGCTCTATTGCAGAGGTTCTAAGCAAAGAGCTACCAGAGTTAAGACTTATCGCATGCAATGGAACGGCTACAATAGAGCAACTTCTAACACTTAGGGCTTCTGGCATAAAAGCATACAACCATAACCTTGAGACTTCAAGAGAGTTTTACCCAAAAATCTGCACAACTCACTCTTGGGATGAGCGATATGAGACCTGTCAAAATATTAACAACGCTGGTTTAGTCCTTATAAGCGGTGGGATTTTTGGACTTGGAGAGAGAGAAGAAGACAGAGTTTCGATGTTAAAATCACTAGATAGTCTAAAACCAACCTCTGTTCCTATAAACTTCTATCATCATAACGAAGCTCTTGAGCTTAGCCCAAATCCTCTAAGTGTTGATGAAGCATTATCACTTATAAAGCTTACTCGCGCAATGATTCCAGATGCACAAAGAATCATGGTCGCAGGTGGAAGAGAGCTTATGTTTGGAGATAGAGAGAGTGAAATATTTGCAAATGGCGCTAACTCTATCGTTATTGGAAACTATCTCACAACAAGCGGAAAGGCCATGCAGAGGGATTTGGAGATGCTAAAATCTCTCAATCTTGATGTAGCCTCCTCGGTAAAATAG
- a CDS encoding YfcE family phosphodiesterase — MKIGIISDTHRKVKKARRAINTLIEDGAEFIIHAGDIVDVEILNLLRDSGVEYVAVYGNNDAHLAEFHTQFNLVQEPYYFEVADIKFKLMHIPFYMSPDADVVVFGHTHEFSLEFINNTLFVNSGEICARNKPLSEWAMLDVENKSYKLTRYTRENKSDIIEKKNFKYLREKK, encoded by the coding sequence ATGAAGATAGGCATCATCTCAGACACTCATAGAAAAGTTAAAAAAGCTAGGCGTGCTATAAACACTCTAATCGAAGATGGAGCGGAGTTTATTATCCATGCAGGTGATATTGTAGATGTTGAAATTCTTAATCTTTTGAGAGATAGTGGTGTTGAATATGTAGCGGTTTATGGAAATAATGATGCTCATTTAGCTGAATTTCACACTCAGTTTAACTTAGTTCAAGAGCCTTACTACTTTGAGGTGGCAGATATAAAGTTTAAACTTATGCACATTCCATTTTACATGTCACCTGACGCAGATGTTGTAGTTTTTGGACATACCCATGAGTTCTCTTTGGAATTTATAAACAACACTCTTTTTGTTAATTCAGGAGAAATTTGTGCTAGAAACAAACCTCTCTCAGAGTGGGCTATGCTTGATGTAGAAAATAAAAGCTACAAGCTCACAAGATATACAAGAGAGAACAAAAGTGATATCATAGAGAAGAAAAACTTTAAGTACCTACGAGAAAAAAAGTGA